Proteins co-encoded in one Gossypium arboreum isolate Shixiya-1 chromosome 11, ASM2569848v2, whole genome shotgun sequence genomic window:
- the LOC108472406 gene encoding putative pentatricopeptide repeat-containing protein At1g56570 has product MYAARKIVPLSTKNSLQWVQNYTTRTKIPIANLSKGAKGSAILATNVMRSFFDNGLIDDARALFDEMPERDVVMWTAMIAGYTSCNQYVHSWTVFCEMVNNWENPNAFTLSNVLKACKSLQCLARGGLVHGMAIKLGLEGSLYVDNALMDMYATCCISMEDACSIFRDMKEKNMVTWTTLITGYTHRGDGYGGLQVFREMLLDEAELNPHSFSIAIRACAAIGSNTFGRQIHAAVIKNGFGSNLPVMNSMLDMYCRCGFLSEANAYFYEMSEKNLITWNTLLAGYERLGSKEALNIFSQMESEGFRPNCFTFTSITAACANLAVLNCGQQVHGGIICRGLQGNLVLANALIDMYAKCGSIADSRKIFNEMSDRNLVSWTSMMIGYGAHGYGKEAVKLFDEMVVSGIRPDRIVFMAVLSACSHAGLIDEGLRCFESMRNYNVTPDQEIYGCVVDLLGRGGRVEEAYQLIKGMPFKPNESVWGALLGACKAHKLPSMGKLAALKVLDLRPNKVGAYVMLSNIYAAEGKWGESARMRKLMRRTGSRKEAGRSWIEVRNQVYSFVVGDKVGSHTEWAHGVVELLILHMKEAGYIPDLHCLIHDLEDGT; this is encoded by the exons ATGTACGCGGCTAGAAAAATAGTCCCGCTTTCCACCAAGAACTCCCTTCAATGGGTCCAAAACTACACTACCAGAACAAAGATACCCATTGCCAATCTATCGAAAGGAGCAAAGGGGTCTGCTATATTAGCCACAAATGTCATGAGATCTTTTTTCGATAACGGTTTGATTGATGATGCACGTGCTCTGTTCGACGAAATGCCTGAAAGAGACGTGGTTATGTGGACGGCCATGATTGCTGGCTATACTTCATGCAACCAATATGTCCATTCCTGGACTGTGTTCTGTGAGATGGTAAATAATTGGGAGAACCCCAATGCTTTTACTTTATCTAATGTCTTAAAGGCTTGCAAATCCCTGCAATGTCTTGCGCGTGGAGGTTTGGTTCATGGGATGGCTATAAAGCTTGGCTTAGAGGGTTCATTATACGTTGATAATGCGCTTATGGACATGTATGCTACGTGTTGCATTAGCATGGAGGATGCGTGTTCCATTTTTAGAGATATGAAAGAGAAAAATATGGTCACTTGGACTACTTTGATAACTGGTTACACTCACCGGGGTGATGGCTATGGTGGACTTCAAGTTTTCCGAGAAATGTTACTG GATGAAGCAGAGTTGAATCCTCATAGTTTTTCAATTGCCATTAGAGCTTGTGCTGCCATAGGTTCAAATACTTTTGGTAGGCAAATACATGCAGCCGTCATTAAAAACGGGTTTGGTTCTAATCTTCCTGTCATGAATTCTATGCTAGACATGTATTGTAGGTGTGGTTTTTTATCTGAAGCAAATGCATACTTCTATGAGATGTCTGAAAAAAATCTGATCACGTGGAACACCTTACTAGCTGGTTATGAAAGACTAGGTTCTAAAGAGGCCTTGAATATATTCTCACAAATGGAATCAGAAGGTTTTAGACCGAATTGCTTCACATTTACTAGTATTACTGCTGCCTGTGCAAATTTAGCAGTTTTGAATTGTGGACAACAGGTTCATGGAGGTATCATTTGCAGAGGCCTCCAGGGGAACTTGGTGTTGGCTAATGCCCTAATTGACATGTATGCCAAGTGTGGAAGCATAGCTGACTCACGCAAAATCTTTAATGAAATGTCTGATAGAAATTTGGTGTCATGGACATCTATGATGATTGGTTATGGGGCACACGGTTATGGGAAAGAGGCAGTTAAGTTGTTTGATGAGATGGTTGTTTCTGGAATTAGACCAGACAGGATAGTGTTTATGGCAGTTCTTAGTGCTTGCAGTCATGCTGGACTTATAGATGAAGGCTTGAGGTGTTTTGAATCAATGAGAAATTACAACGTCACTCCCGATCAGGAGATTTATGGGTGTGTTGTTGATTTGCTAGGCCGTGGTGGGAGAGTTGAGGAGGCTTATCAACTGATCAAGGGCATGCCATTTAAGCCCAATGAATCTGTTTGGGGTGCACTTCTTGGTGCTTGTAAAGCACATAAGCTCCCAAGTATGGGAAAATTAGCAGCATTGAAGGTATTGGATTTGAGGCCAAATAAAGTAGGGGCATATGTGATGTTATCAAATATCTATGCTGCCGAGGGTAAGTGGGGAGAATCTGCAAGAATGAGGAAGTTGATGAGAAGAACCGGTAGTAGAAAAGAGGCAGGAAGGAGTTGGATTGAGGTAAGAAATCAGGTATACAGCTTTGTGGTTGGTGATAAGGTTGGGTCTCACACAGAGTGGGCACATGGGGTCGTAGAGTTGCTGATTTTACATATGAAAGAAGCAGGATATATTCCTGATTTACATTGTTTGATACATGATCTTGAAGATGGGACTTGA